The following are encoded in a window of Armatimonas rosea genomic DNA:
- the plsX gene encoding phosphate acyltransferase PlsX has protein sequence MISIALDAVGGDHAPAEVVRGAVDFVRSEIGEGVRVLLVGDAQVIAAELVACDADGDTRLPIVHAPQVVTMEEHPMEAIRKKPESSIALCAKLVKNGEAQATLSAGNTGACMLAALLIIERLPGISRPPIASLLPTETGRHCLLVDAGSNVDCQPSHLADFALLGALYAERVMGISSPSVALLSNGEEDTKGNELVKKARPLLQALPINFVGNIESNHLFEGGVDVIVADGFEGNILLKAAEGMGKLAIVHVQRTLAEAQTDGERAVLKSALKKLIAAGDYAEYGGAPLLGVNGLSLIAHGRSNARAIFSGLRLATQAVRSGYVNAVKSALEGMPKE, from the coding sequence ATGATCTCGATAGCGCTCGATGCCGTCGGTGGTGACCATGCCCCGGCGGAGGTCGTTCGTGGTGCAGTAGACTTTGTCCGCTCCGAAATCGGAGAGGGCGTACGAGTTCTGCTTGTCGGTGACGCACAGGTCATCGCGGCGGAGCTGGTCGCCTGTGACGCGGACGGAGACACGCGCCTGCCCATTGTGCATGCTCCTCAAGTGGTTACCATGGAGGAGCATCCCATGGAGGCGATTCGGAAAAAGCCCGAGTCCTCCATCGCCCTCTGTGCCAAGCTCGTCAAGAACGGCGAGGCACAGGCCACCCTCTCCGCAGGCAATACCGGTGCCTGTATGCTGGCGGCGCTGCTGATTATCGAGCGCCTTCCCGGCATCAGCCGCCCCCCCATCGCCTCCCTCCTCCCCACCGAGACCGGCCGTCACTGCCTGCTCGTGGATGCGGGCTCCAATGTCGACTGCCAGCCCTCCCACCTCGCCGACTTCGCTCTCCTCGGGGCACTCTACGCCGAGCGTGTCATGGGAATCTCCTCCCCGAGTGTCGCCCTGCTCTCCAACGGCGAGGAAGACACCAAGGGCAACGAGCTGGTCAAGAAAGCACGCCCCCTCCTCCAAGCGCTCCCTATTAACTTCGTCGGAAATATCGAGAGCAACCACCTCTTTGAGGGCGGAGTCGATGTCATTGTCGCCGATGGGTTCGAGGGAAATATCCTGCTCAAGGCCGCCGAGGGAATGGGCAAGCTCGCCATTGTCCATGTCCAGCGCACTCTCGCTGAGGCCCAGACCGACGGCGAGCGGGCCGTGCTTAAGTCCGCCCTGAAGAAGCTGATCGCGGCGGGTGACTACGCCGAGTACGGTGGTGCCCCGCTCCTGGGGGTCAATGGGCTCTCCCTCATCGCCCATGGCCGCTCCAATGCCCGCGCGATCTTCAGTGGGCTCCGGCTCGCCACACAGGCAGTGCGCTCTGGCTATGTAAATGCGGTAAAATCCGCCCTAGAAGGAATGCCCAAAGAATGA
- the fabD gene encoding ACP S-malonyltransferase: protein MKLVFVFPGQGAQAVGMGHSLFESSAAARAAFEAVDAACGEAISTLCFEGPEAALKETKNTQPCLFATSVAALAACREAGLEPSAVAGHSVGEYAALVAAGALDLATGAKLVQQRALAMATAAAQNPGSMAAVLGLDAGVVKEVCDSVEGIVVPANDNCPGQVVISGEAEALATVAPLLKERGAKRVLPLEVSGAFHSPLMESAAAALKPVIEAAAISAPALPIIANVTAGYESSADEVKANLVAQVAGPVRWTETIQKLTADGYTHFIECGSGKVLAGLIKRIAPEAVVFSVGDSASLAAAVEGLNV, encoded by the coding sequence ATGAAGCTCGTCTTTGTTTTTCCCGGCCAGGGTGCCCAGGCAGTCGGAATGGGCCATAGCCTGTTTGAGAGCTCTGCCGCCGCACGTGCCGCGTTCGAGGCGGTTGATGCTGCCTGTGGAGAGGCGATCTCTACCCTCTGCTTCGAGGGCCCCGAGGCGGCGCTCAAAGAGACCAAGAACACTCAGCCCTGCCTCTTTGCCACCAGTGTCGCCGCGCTCGCCGCGTGCCGTGAGGCGGGCCTAGAGCCTTCCGCGGTGGCCGGTCACTCGGTCGGGGAGTACGCCGCGCTGGTTGCCGCCGGAGCGCTCGATCTCGCCACGGGTGCCAAGCTCGTCCAGCAGCGCGCCCTCGCCATGGCCACTGCCGCCGCGCAGAACCCCGGCTCCATGGCCGCCGTCCTCGGGCTGGATGCCGGCGTTGTGAAGGAAGTCTGTGACAGTGTTGAGGGCATTGTTGTCCCCGCCAACGACAACTGCCCCGGTCAGGTAGTTATCTCCGGTGAGGCAGAGGCGCTTGCCACGGTCGCGCCGCTACTAAAAGAGCGCGGTGCCAAGCGGGTTCTCCCCCTCGAAGTCTCCGGTGCGTTCCACTCGCCGCTGATGGAGTCTGCGGCAGCGGCACTCAAGCCAGTGATCGAGGCCGCAGCGATCTCCGCCCCCGCCCTTCCGATTATTGCCAATGTCACGGCGGGCTACGAGAGCAGCGCCGACGAAGTCAAGGCCAACCTGGTTGCGCAAGTGGCGGGGCCCGTGCGCTGGACCGAGACCATCCAAAAGCTAACCGCCGACGGCTACACCCACTTTATCGAGTGCGGCAGTGGGAAGGTGCTGGCAGGCCTGATCAAGCGAATCGCGCCCGAGGCCGTAGTCTTCTCGGTGGGCGATAGCGCGAGCCTGGCCGCCGCGGTTGAGGGACTGAACGTATGA
- a CDS encoding redoxin family protein — MKTTIVAALALAGIFGLGAVSQSAGKKATVKPIDAAGLKKEVAAHKGKVVVINFWATWCPPCRAEFPELVATQKKYASKGVDLVTVTLDDLDDTAKAAEFLTQQGATTGAFINKKGGEPDLGYFKWLDGKIPDSLGIPRTYVIDRKGRISARLIGGQDAAAFEAAVKKALAAK; from the coding sequence GTGAAGACAACGATTGTGGCGGCTTTGGCGCTGGCGGGGATTTTCGGGCTGGGCGCGGTGAGCCAGAGCGCGGGGAAGAAAGCGACCGTCAAGCCGATTGATGCGGCGGGGCTGAAGAAGGAAGTGGCGGCGCACAAGGGAAAGGTGGTCGTGATTAACTTCTGGGCGACCTGGTGCCCCCCGTGCCGCGCGGAGTTTCCGGAGCTGGTGGCGACCCAGAAGAAGTACGCGTCCAAGGGCGTGGACCTCGTGACCGTGACCCTCGATGACCTCGATGACACGGCGAAGGCGGCGGAGTTTTTGACCCAGCAGGGGGCGACTACGGGAGCCTTTATCAACAAGAAGGGCGGCGAGCCGGACCTGGGGTACTTCAAGTGGCTCGATGGCAAGATCCCCGATAGCCTGGGGATTCCTCGCACCTATGTGATCGACCGCAAGGGACGCATCAGCGCGCGGCTGATTGGGGGGCAGGACGCGGCGGCGTTTGAGGCGGCGGTCAAGAAGGCGCTGGCGGCTAAGTAG
- a CDS encoding 3D domain-containing protein — protein MTRRELLRASAASLLPLPALAASQKKTIQLTGTVLYSYSECCDLILRVTQVTLADGTTLALSPPRAKRIVLDDVSDPPVLDEGAALCVTGIDLGRGKALRATAWEKSESAEAGESATVPTEPEPAPAAVTLEDGTRVEGKRLLTLTATGYGPGENGQWGDRTKLETSVGYGTVAVDPRVIPLRTRLWVEDYGFCIALDTGGAIKGMRIDLGHDTDEAAALVGRVRRKVLVLG, from the coding sequence ATGACTCGGCGTGAACTGTTGCGGGCCTCTGCCGCTTCTCTGCTCCCTCTTCCGGCGCTTGCCGCCTCGCAAAAGAAAACCATCCAGCTCACGGGAACCGTGCTCTACTCCTACAGCGAGTGCTGCGATCTGATCCTACGGGTGACCCAGGTGACACTCGCCGACGGCACGACCCTGGCGCTGAGCCCGCCGCGGGCCAAGCGCATCGTGCTCGATGATGTCAGTGATCCGCCGGTGCTCGACGAAGGCGCGGCGCTGTGCGTGACGGGAATCGACCTGGGGCGCGGCAAGGCGCTCCGGGCGACGGCCTGGGAGAAGTCCGAGAGCGCTGAGGCAGGAGAGAGCGCCACCGTCCCCACCGAGCCCGAGCCTGCGCCCGCCGCGGTGACCCTGGAAGACGGCACACGGGTCGAGGGGAAGCGCCTGCTCACCCTGACAGCGACCGGCTATGGCCCCGGCGAGAACGGACAGTGGGGCGACCGCACCAAGCTGGAGACCTCGGTCGGCTACGGCACGGTCGCGGTCGATCCCCGGGTGATCCCCCTCCGAACGCGCCTCTGGGTGGAGGACTACGGCTTCTGTATCGCCCTCGATACCGGCGGCGCGATCAAAGGCATGCGAATCGACCTCGGGCACGACACCGACGAAGCCGCGGCGCTGGTCGGGCGCGTGCGTCGCAAGGTTCTTGTCTTAGGCTAA
- a CDS encoding M60 family metallopeptidase, whose protein sequence is MPFVVPVALYATLARSPQADQTALLAGVTELIAPGAIPGPLAVFGENAFVVVAGREGKYRLPLIAASRFERGKVVAIGHDGFLGREALANFDNTQFLLNSVRWVNASPGAAVAVVEKPQVADVLEKAGMKVVRLTTTQLQGQLESPDFDAVVMDATALDGKAGERMGQALTIFVRSGGGIVMDSLGWGWLQTHPNQTLSGTHGGNKLFARLGIAWADGFFDKTSAKGWKTDTGSLEYLHARTALAALQRHAEGTTPLAAEDLAQVGQTLTSAVGALPSDEPRFLPQIAALTKRFAANVPFPIGLDQPVARLSAVLEQSAMRRAPADRQPAHISSGNFPGGVPFDAPRLESVSVAVDTGVPGWHGTGLYAAPGVPITVSLPPELAGKGLSVRIGCHDDTLWHLEKWERFPEVTVSRRLVQPTLKLASAFGGSVYIEVPEGVSKGSVVVQVSGAVAAPRFVRGTTSLADWRSRLRMAPGPWAELEGKSVILSVPSSVVRGLDDPEALMTYWDEVADLAAELYQIPKNRPRPERYVVDKQISAGYMHSGYPIMTYTDEIARRFVELSVLRGKSGEPNWGFYHELGHNHQRAWWTWEGCGEVTNNLFSLYACEKLNGDRQGHPGMSPKATHDRLQAYLAAGAPYEKWKDDPFLALTLFVQLRDAFGWEPFKKVFVEYEKATKDALPRTDEQKRDQFLVRFSRAVNKNLGPFFTAWGVPTSEAARNQVARLPRWMPKDWPKK, encoded by the coding sequence ATGCCGTTTGTTGTTCCCGTGGCACTCTATGCCACACTTGCTCGCTCCCCCCAAGCCGACCAGACTGCCTTGCTGGCAGGGGTCACGGAGCTGATCGCTCCTGGGGCCATTCCAGGGCCACTCGCCGTCTTTGGGGAGAATGCCTTTGTGGTGGTGGCGGGGCGCGAGGGCAAGTACCGCCTGCCTCTGATCGCCGCGAGCCGCTTTGAGCGGGGGAAAGTGGTCGCCATTGGCCATGATGGCTTTCTGGGGCGTGAGGCGCTGGCCAACTTTGACAACACGCAGTTTCTTCTCAATAGTGTCCGCTGGGTAAACGCAAGCCCCGGTGCCGCTGTCGCGGTGGTGGAGAAGCCACAAGTTGCCGATGTCTTGGAGAAGGCGGGGATGAAGGTGGTGCGCCTGACCACCACCCAGCTCCAAGGACAGCTGGAGTCCCCAGACTTCGATGCCGTGGTGATGGATGCGACCGCTCTGGATGGCAAGGCGGGCGAGCGCATGGGGCAGGCACTGACGATCTTTGTGCGCAGTGGGGGAGGGATCGTGATGGACTCCCTCGGTTGGGGCTGGCTCCAGACCCACCCCAACCAGACCCTCAGTGGTACCCACGGGGGCAACAAGCTCTTTGCACGCCTGGGGATCGCCTGGGCCGATGGCTTCTTTGACAAGACCAGCGCCAAGGGCTGGAAGACCGACACGGGCTCACTGGAGTATCTCCACGCACGCACCGCTCTCGCGGCTCTCCAGCGACATGCAGAAGGCACCACGCCCCTCGCCGCCGAGGACCTTGCCCAGGTGGGGCAGACCCTCACGAGTGCGGTCGGGGCTCTTCCTAGTGATGAGCCGCGCTTCCTGCCACAGATCGCCGCCCTGACCAAGCGCTTTGCCGCCAATGTCCCCTTTCCTATCGGCCTAGACCAGCCCGTGGCACGCCTGAGTGCAGTCCTAGAGCAAAGCGCCATGCGCCGCGCTCCCGCCGACCGCCAGCCCGCGCATATCTCGTCGGGGAACTTCCCAGGCGGTGTTCCCTTTGACGCCCCGCGCTTGGAGAGTGTCTCGGTCGCGGTCGATACCGGGGTTCCGGGTTGGCATGGGACGGGCCTCTACGCCGCGCCCGGAGTGCCGATCACGGTGAGCCTGCCGCCGGAGCTGGCGGGCAAGGGGCTCTCGGTGCGGATCGGGTGTCACGACGATACCCTCTGGCATCTGGAGAAGTGGGAGCGCTTCCCAGAGGTGACCGTGAGCCGCCGCTTGGTGCAGCCGACTCTGAAGCTCGCCAGCGCCTTTGGGGGGAGTGTCTATATCGAGGTTCCCGAAGGGGTTTCCAAGGGCAGTGTCGTGGTGCAGGTCTCGGGAGCCGTGGCCGCTCCGCGCTTCGTGCGCGGGACAACCTCCCTCGCCGACTGGCGCAGCCGCCTGCGCATGGCACCCGGCCCGTGGGCCGAGCTCGAAGGCAAGAGCGTCATTCTCTCCGTTCCCTCCAGTGTGGTGCGTGGCCTCGATGACCCCGAGGCACTGATGACCTACTGGGACGAGGTCGCGGACCTGGCCGCAGAGCTCTACCAGATCCCCAAGAACCGCCCCCGCCCCGAGCGCTACGTCGTGGACAAGCAGATCAGCGCGGGCTACATGCACTCTGGCTACCCGATCATGACCTACACCGATGAGATCGCGCGGCGGTTTGTGGAGCTGAGCGTGCTACGCGGCAAGAGCGGGGAGCCGAACTGGGGCTTCTACCACGAGCTGGGCCACAACCACCAGCGCGCGTGGTGGACCTGGGAGGGCTGTGGCGAGGTGACCAACAACCTCTTCTCGCTCTATGCCTGCGAGAAGCTCAACGGGGATAGGCAGGGCCACCCTGGAATGTCACCCAAGGCGACCCACGACCGTCTACAGGCCTACCTGGCCGCAGGCGCTCCCTACGAGAAGTGGAAGGACGATCCCTTTCTGGCGCTGACCCTCTTTGTGCAGCTACGAGATGCCTTTGGCTGGGAGCCTTTTAAGAAAGTCTTTGTGGAGTACGAGAAGGCGACCAAGGACGCGCTTCCCCGCACCGATGAGCAGAAGCGGGATCAGTTCCTGGTGCGCTTCTCCCGCGCGGTCAATAAAAACCTAGGGCCGTTCTTCACCGCTTGGGGAGTTCCCACGAGCGAGGCAGCCCGCAATCAGGTCGCCCGCCTGCCGCGCTGGATGCCTAAGGACTGGCCCAAGAAGTAG
- a CDS encoding metallophosphoesterase, translating to MNFAKQSASTPQERREATRRVFLKLCVGAAATVLAEGLSEPFGVEAVAHELILPGLPKTLDGLRVAQLTDPHRGNLTPDAVIQAAVRRAAAWKPDLVVLTGDYVRWDPVDTHAFARMLAPLKPRLGIAGVLGNHDYQDPRRVAQLLTDIAGVRMLRNASEELAPGLHLAGIEDTWRGSPDPTKALKNVPDNAALLFLTHNPVGVRFVSDRPCLALAGHTHGGQFRVPGIAPHFPPGMEGFHQIDGWGTYDKARLYVSRGVGCTAYPIRLNCPPEVTLFTLRAA from the coding sequence ATGAACTTTGCGAAACAAAGTGCCTCCACGCCTCAGGAGCGACGTGAGGCGACACGGCGGGTCTTTCTGAAGCTCTGTGTGGGAGCGGCTGCCACGGTGCTGGCCGAGGGGCTCTCGGAGCCCTTTGGGGTCGAGGCGGTTGCCCATGAGCTGATCCTCCCCGGCCTTCCCAAGACACTCGATGGGCTCCGTGTGGCCCAGCTCACCGACCCGCACCGGGGCAACCTGACCCCCGATGCGGTGATTCAAGCCGCAGTGCGCCGCGCCGCCGCCTGGAAGCCCGACCTGGTGGTGCTCACGGGCGACTATGTCCGCTGGGACCCGGTCGATACCCATGCCTTTGCGCGGATGCTCGCTCCTCTTAAGCCACGCCTGGGGATCGCGGGAGTGTTGGGGAACCACGACTACCAGGACCCTCGGCGTGTCGCGCAGCTCCTGACCGACATCGCAGGGGTACGTATGCTCCGCAACGCGAGTGAGGAGCTCGCTCCGGGCCTGCACCTGGCGGGGATTGAGGATACCTGGCGGGGCTCGCCCGACCCCACCAAGGCCCTGAAAAACGTCCCCGACAATGCCGCGCTTCTTTTCTTAACGCACAACCCGGTCGGGGTGCGCTTTGTCTCGGACCGGCCCTGTCTTGCGCTTGCGGGGCACACCCACGGTGGCCAGTTCCGTGTCCCGGGGATCGCGCCGCACTTCCCTCCTGGCATGGAGGGCTTCCATCAGATCGACGGCTGGGGAACCTACGACAAGGCCCGGCTCTATGTCAGCCGCGGCGTCGGCTGCACCGCCTACCCCATCCGCCTCAACTGCCCCCCCGAGGTAACCCTCTTCACGCTCCGGGCCGCCTAG
- the rpmF gene encoding 50S ribosomal protein L32, translating to MPLPKRRHSSTRQAKRRTHYKLTPPTLTYCKRCNEMARSHYICASCGYYNGRQWLTPKAEAEA from the coding sequence ATGCCCCTGCCAAAGCGACGACATTCGAGCACCCGTCAGGCCAAGCGCCGCACGCACTACAAGCTCACTCCCCCCACCCTGACCTACTGCAAGCGCTGCAACGAGATGGCGCGCTCGCACTACATCTGTGCTAGCTGTGGCTACTACAACGGACGCCAGTGGCTGACCCCCAAGGCGGAAGCCGAGGCGTAG
- a CDS encoding ankyrin repeat domain-containing protein, translating to MERTLNDDLFFHMYFGDLEGVKTALAAGADPSATASHHWRLFTGQRWKWLEAGSPAEKKEPLFDRLCTVDIRELYPGHEDFSDFLPKRETRSMLMLALDHPHGAVDLAGLLLEAGADPNHADESGKTALHTAATRGSAGVGKLLEYGANPHVFYILGTPLHLAAQRGDAESVRLLLAAGADPNARRLHEATPLHLATAHGELGLYSKVMEEFRAQREPHQWRETVQALLDAGADPEAALAQDQSSRALTPMGFAAGHGDIELVALLEAAGACASTGLASACSTDNLALVQRLLAAGADTEQVDGHGYTPLMNAAGEGQLAIVEALLQAGARAETLHAEGGVDALMRAVCANRVAVVKRLAQEGLPLNLLYQYKDERKETLLHNAVERGYGELTALLLQLGADPEIQDSTGRTPLDYARLTKWQEHQRWQEECDDPEVKAVFARLGESTEESFYASDTEGRYRATDAGRAACRVLLEAARRPGA from the coding sequence ATGGAACGAACGCTCAACGACGACCTTTTCTTTCACATGTACTTTGGCGACCTAGAGGGAGTGAAGACAGCCCTCGCTGCTGGTGCCGATCCCAGCGCAACTGCGTCGCACCACTGGCGCCTCTTCACGGGGCAGCGCTGGAAGTGGCTGGAGGCAGGCTCCCCCGCCGAGAAGAAGGAGCCACTCTTTGACCGACTCTGTACGGTCGATATTCGGGAGCTCTACCCAGGCCACGAGGATTTTTCCGACTTTCTGCCCAAACGAGAAACTCGCTCGATGTTAATGCTAGCCTTGGACCATCCTCACGGTGCAGTCGATCTTGCCGGATTGCTCCTAGAGGCAGGTGCCGATCCCAACCACGCCGATGAGAGCGGAAAGACCGCCCTCCACACCGCTGCCACACGGGGCTCCGCAGGGGTGGGGAAACTACTGGAGTACGGAGCCAATCCCCATGTTTTCTACATTCTGGGGACACCCCTGCACCTTGCTGCCCAGCGCGGCGATGCGGAGTCGGTGCGGCTCTTGCTGGCGGCAGGAGCCGATCCCAATGCCCGCAGGCTGCACGAGGCCACTCCGCTCCACCTGGCAACGGCTCACGGGGAGCTGGGTCTCTACAGCAAGGTCATGGAGGAGTTTCGTGCCCAACGCGAGCCCCACCAGTGGCGAGAGACCGTCCAAGCGCTCCTGGACGCCGGTGCCGATCCCGAGGCGGCTCTAGCACAGGACCAGAGCTCCCGTGCTCTGACACCGATGGGTTTTGCCGCCGGCCACGGCGATATCGAGCTTGTTGCGCTCCTGGAGGCAGCGGGTGCCTGCGCCTCGACCGGCCTTGCCAGCGCTTGTAGCACAGACAACCTGGCACTGGTACAGCGCCTCCTGGCCGCGGGAGCCGACACGGAGCAAGTGGATGGCCACGGCTACACGCCCCTGATGAACGCAGCAGGTGAGGGGCAGCTCGCGATTGTGGAGGCCCTCCTGCAAGCGGGAGCCCGCGCCGAGACGCTCCACGCCGAGGGCGGCGTCGATGCGCTCATGCGTGCGGTCTGTGCAAACCGGGTGGCGGTGGTGAAACGGCTCGCTCAGGAAGGGCTCCCCCTGAATCTGCTCTACCAGTACAAAGACGAGCGCAAAGAGACACTGCTTCACAACGCTGTCGAGCGGGGCTATGGGGAGCTGACCGCTCTGCTCCTCCAGCTTGGAGCCGATCCCGAGATACAGGATAGCACCGGGAGAACGCCGCTGGACTACGCCCGGCTGACAAAGTGGCAAGAGCACCAGCGCTGGCAGGAGGAGTGCGACGATCCCGAGGTAAAGGCAGTGTTCGCCCGGCTTGGGGAGTCTACCGAAGAGAGCTTCTATGCCAGCGATACCGAGGGACGCTACAGGGCCACGGACGCAGGCCGCGCTGCCTGCCGCGTGCTTCTGGAGGCGGCTAGGCGGCCCGGAGCGTGA
- a CDS encoding Uma2 family endonuclease produces MEARQKVSPQEYLAWENSHECRSEYRDGEILAMAGASAPHNRIVANLLGELHQPLKGKPCDVYPSDLKTRVTATRYTYPDVIIVCGEPLFDSEASDVLTNPTVVFEVLSPSTEAADRGEKFSAYQQCESLQEYVLIAQDKVSVERYTRQESGLWLYERLAKREDTLTLSSVSASLSLDEIYYRVSV; encoded by the coding sequence ATGGAAGCACGACAAAAAGTAAGCCCACAGGAGTATCTTGCCTGGGAAAACAGCCATGAGTGCCGAAGCGAGTACCGCGATGGTGAAATCCTCGCCATGGCTGGTGCCTCGGCTCCGCACAATCGAATTGTCGCCAACCTCCTGGGGGAGCTCCACCAACCGCTAAAAGGCAAACCGTGCGATGTCTATCCGAGCGACCTCAAGACACGAGTCACCGCAACGCGCTACACCTACCCCGATGTGATTATCGTCTGCGGCGAGCCCCTCTTCGACAGTGAGGCCAGCGATGTGCTCACCAACCCAACAGTTGTCTTTGAGGTGCTCTCACCGAGCACCGAAGCGGCGGATCGCGGCGAGAAGTTCTCTGCCTACCAGCAGTGCGAGTCCCTTCAGGAGTACGTCCTAATCGCCCAAGACAAGGTCAGTGTCGAGCGCTACACCCGCCAAGAGAGCGGCCTCTGGCTCTACGAGCGCCTCGCAAAGCGCGAAGACACGCTCACTCTCTCCAGTGTAAGCGCCTCCCTCAGCCTCGACGAAATCTACTACCGGGTCTCTGTCTAG
- a CDS encoding aromatic ring-opening dioxygenase subunit LigB — protein sequence MPLVFAAIAPHGGEIVPQLTDNPALMAKTRAAMQELGRRFAAAKIDTVIVLTPHGIVVEGALSIGGTRHAAGIVGEPDGKHIKAAFTNDLEFTEAVIQTCEQVPIPLVRLVGEEGKEKAVLPLDWGVVIPLWFTAHPLTSPRPQTVVVAPNRGLPRETLVRFGVVLAQCAAETEKRIALIASCDQGHAHDPNGPYGFSPVSAEHDGQMCAAVVAEDLGSLLDWDEAFLEEAKVDAFWQTIILAGALGHTPLTGELLSYEAPTYFGMLVAAYE from the coding sequence ATGCCCCTTGTTTTTGCCGCTATCGCCCCCCACGGTGGGGAGATCGTCCCCCAGCTCACCGACAACCCGGCGCTCATGGCCAAGACCCGCGCCGCGATGCAGGAGCTCGGGCGGCGCTTCGCCGCGGCCAAGATCGACACGGTGATTGTCCTCACGCCCCACGGGATTGTCGTGGAGGGGGCGCTCTCGATCGGGGGAACACGGCACGCGGCAGGGATCGTGGGAGAACCCGACGGCAAGCACATCAAGGCAGCCTTTACCAACGACCTGGAGTTCACCGAAGCCGTGATCCAGACGTGCGAGCAGGTGCCGATTCCCCTCGTGCGGCTGGTCGGGGAGGAGGGCAAGGAGAAAGCGGTCTTGCCACTGGACTGGGGAGTCGTGATCCCGCTCTGGTTCACCGCCCACCCGCTCACCAGCCCGCGCCCCCAGACCGTTGTCGTCGCCCCCAACCGAGGCCTGCCCCGGGAGACTCTCGTGCGCTTTGGTGTCGTGCTCGCCCAGTGCGCCGCGGAGACCGAGAAGCGGATCGCGCTAATCGCCTCGTGCGACCAGGGCCACGCGCACGACCCCAATGGCCCCTACGGCTTCTCCCCCGTGAGCGCGGAGCACGATGGCCAGATGTGCGCAGCGGTGGTCGCCGAGGACCTCGGGAGCCTGCTGGACTGGGACGAGGCCTTTCTGGAAGAGGCCAAGGTGGACGCGTTCTGGCAGACCATCATCCTGGCGGGCGCTCTCGGGCACACTCCGCTCACCGGCGAGCTCCTCTCCTACGAAGCCCCCACCTACTTCGGGATGCTCGTCGCCGCGTACGAGTAG
- a CDS encoding beta-ketoacyl-ACP synthase III — MRTLRRATIAGIGKYTPERVMTNDDLSKIVDTNDEWIVQRTGIRERRIAADNEATSDMAIKAAQEALDRAGITADQLDVILVATCTPDFNNFPATAMLVQTGLGASQTTAFDISVACAGFAHGLDIGAQFVETGRAKNVLVVGAEKMTSVVNWEDRATCILFGDAAGAVLLQPSDDESGLLASDLGADGSGACLLNLPAGGSRHPMTPELLAGKENTAHMDGKAVFRFGVKVMGETALKALQRAGLTESDVDMLVPHQANIRIIQAAAERMGLVESDGTISKKVAVNIDRYGNTSAASVPLALYEAWMDGRVAEGDIVVTIGFGAGLAWGANVIRWGKLKP, encoded by the coding sequence ATGAGGACGCTGCGGCGGGCCACGATTGCAGGAATTGGTAAGTACACTCCCGAGCGGGTAATGACCAACGACGATCTCTCTAAGATTGTCGACACGAACGATGAGTGGATTGTCCAGCGCACCGGGATTCGGGAGCGGCGGATCGCTGCAGATAATGAAGCGACCTCGGACATGGCGATCAAGGCGGCCCAGGAGGCTCTGGACCGCGCAGGCATCACGGCCGACCAGCTCGATGTCATCCTTGTCGCCACCTGCACCCCCGACTTCAATAACTTCCCTGCCACCGCGATGCTGGTCCAGACCGGCCTAGGGGCCTCCCAGACCACGGCCTTTGATATCTCGGTCGCCTGCGCAGGCTTTGCCCACGGGCTGGATATCGGGGCGCAGTTTGTCGAGACCGGGCGCGCCAAGAATGTGTTGGTGGTCGGGGCCGAGAAGATGACCAGCGTGGTCAACTGGGAAGACCGCGCCACCTGTATCCTCTTTGGCGATGCCGCGGGCGCGGTGCTGCTGCAGCCCAGCGACGATGAGAGTGGCTTGCTGGCATCGGACCTCGGGGCGGATGGGAGCGGCGCGTGCCTGCTCAACCTCCCCGCCGGCGGAAGCCGCCACCCCATGACCCCCGAGCTGCTCGCGGGCAAAGAAAACACAGCGCACATGGACGGCAAGGCGGTGTTTCGCTTTGGTGTCAAGGTCATGGGCGAGACCGCGCTCAAGGCACTCCAGCGCGCCGGCCTCACCGAGAGCGATGTCGATATGCTGGTTCCCCACCAGGCCAATATCCGCATCATCCAAGCCGCCGCCGAGCGCATGGGCCTGGTCGAGAGCGATGGGACCATCAGCAAGAAAGTCGCGGTCAATATCGACCGCTACGGCAACACCAGCGCCGCCTCGGTGCCGCTGGCACTCTACGAGGCCTGGATGGACGGCCGAGTCGCCGAGGGGGATATTGTGGTCACCATCGGCTTTGGTGCCGGGCTCGCCTGGGGTGCCAATGTGATCCGCTGGGGTAAGCTCAAGCCATGA